tgttttgtgaCCAAGGTATGGATTTACGCTTGAACGGAACAAATATGTGATAACCGAAATAGATCCTTTTAATTTCAAGATTGATTGAATCAGACAGCCTGAAAGTGCCTGCCCGGGAGACTCGTATCAAAGAGACGGGGGTGTTCGTTGGAAAATCAGAATTAAAACCCTGGGGGAGACAAGTCTGAGCGTAGCTCAGGCTTTatgtgacccctaaaggagacaaTACTCCCTGCCCTCCCCTCCTGAGTGTCAGATACAGGTATAAGTCGTAGCGATGCCTTGTTTATTGTGTGTCGAGCTTTAATTCGCCTGACAATGTAGGAGAAATAATTTGTTGAGCTGTGCGTGGAATTTAAGGGTTCAACTAAAAGCGATGGGTGTTTTTAATGATTTGTAGCTATCTAGCGACTGGCAAAAGTCTTGCTGAAATCTTGCTGTCAGTCAGAGTTTGATAAACGTGTATAGTAAGAGGAAAATAGATAATCTATTTGGATAGTATTCTGAAAATGTTGATTGAAAACGGAATGCTGCCAGTGCCGTCAACGATCTCTTTAAAATAGTTGTGAAGGAATTTAGAAATTGAGGTCTACTGCACTCGCAAATATCGTTGTAATAAATAGACGTGAGGTTATCCGTTTATTTGAACTCACGTGATCCGTTGGCTGGAAACGTTCTTCATAACGAATTCGCCAAATTAAGCGTGACCTGTTTACTTTTATCAAAGTTGGCGTTTCGGAGCGTTACATTGGCCACTATAACAGTGAAGCGTCTCCTGCTGATTAAGAAAGGTCTTGGTACTGTGGTTTGTACATTGAAGAAACAGCGCATAGTAACAAGTTTAAACCAATGATTTGGTTGAAAAACTGTTCCACGCATTGGGAAAAAACTCTTGGGCTGTGCCTTAGTCCGGAATAGCCCATTTTGATGGCTGAACTTTTGTGTCCTGTCGCTGGAATGAAAGCAAGGCTGGAATGGACTTGTCCTGAGAAAAAAGGCCCCTTCCGCTCACTGTGAGTGTTGTAACTAGCATGGAAGCTGTTTGGTCTGTTTATAGTCCAGTCAAGCCTCATATCTGCTAACATTCCAAGCGTGCTTTCTTAAGGCTTTCAAAGATCTTTCGGGGCTCGAAAGGTACacgaagcttaagcaacgacgacggcaacgggagCGAAAACGTCACCCGGGGCTGTTTCAAGCTCCATCGCTCTTATTCCAACTTATTTAATTTGTCATATGTTGGCGATTTTTTCAGGAGTTGACTTCTAcaggactgtatctaagttcacaaaaagaaaaagaaaatcgtttccTTGCGTTcatgtcctccacaaaacgtgaaattaggcattttcacatcgTAATCgcgcagtgacggcaaagaaatgtacaaaaaagcgtcaTGCACGTGTagggttgttgttttgccaatttaaatctgtttccttttttgccgttctctttgACGtggccgtcgtcgttgcttcaGCTCCCTAATATCAAATATAGAAGTTAGAATGAATGTCGCAGCTTCCAGTTGCAAGGCACCCTGATGTAACTTCTCCAAAATATAGAGTTAGGGAAAATGAAAACCAGGACACCAGGGCTGAATCCATTTGCAGCGTACGCATGCAGCCGTCGCATTTGCCAGTTGGAATCTACATTCACCTTGAAACAAAAGCATTTCAACGGGCAATTGCGATACGCGTATGTTGCATATAAATTCCTTAAAAATTCGTCTGTAATATGGACTTTTTCGCGTGTGGAAAGCTAACGTGTGTCAAAAGAGACAAAATACAAACATCTTATTTCCTTCATGTAATGACGTTGATGGCAGAATTAATATAATCAACATATAAAGTAATATATCATAAATTAATTAGCTTAGAAATGTTGCTATTCCAGCCACATACACTGTTACTGTCTTGAATTGTTAATGTGCCCAATGAGTGCTATTTATTATCCTTAAAAGTGGTTCAAACTGTATTATGTATTAACCCTAAAGCGCCCACATCCATATACAAATTCTCTCGACTGATCTTACATTGCCTTATAGAAGTAGTTGAGAGAATATgtttaaagatcaaagcattttcctgaAGGTTTTCATTTcatccatcctcggagacccaggggcagtcagtcgggtcgggagaaaaggcgcgacgaaagttttcaagcacgagcggaagagcccctgggtaccgactctcaccggaccatttccaaacggtcaagcgaatgcaGGCTCCTGATTGCGGCACAagaaatgctttgtattattgtgcccaatgggcgaacagcatctcctgagttcttttcgtgagttggTACACGACTGCTAttcctgggtctccgaggatgcattTCATCAAAAAAACAAGCTGATGTTGATCAGTCGACGAAAACTAGTAAGCAGTACTTTTCTGGGTGAAGGTTTTTTCTAATTATTTATGACGTGAACTTTAATTCGATATACTTCCGCAACATATTTGCCACTCTTGGGTTGTTTAAGACTACTATGATATGTTAGCCTGGGAAAACAGCGGACGGTTCGCGTGACATGACGTCTAAGGAtccagatttgggtagtgctGCTGATTGAATGGAGCaagttttcaaccaatcagaagccagcacaacccagatttgggtagtgacgcgtcatcagcatggaatttctgcagtggTTCCTTAAGCGCGGAGAAAGCAGTGGTTGTGTCGCGGAATGTCCGCTGTTTTCGCAGACTATAATATGTACAATCGGGCACAGAGCTAAATGTAAGATGTTCATTTTCCTAGTATTTAATATTcccttttgtttatttaatgACGTAACATAGAGATTTAGAATTAAGTTCACGGCAAAGGGTAGACGCCagttcaagttgagaatttttcAAACCACGAGATAAGCAGATCCAACCTGTCCAAAATAATTGTCACATATGAACTTAAAGGAAACTACTTATTACATATAAAGAGAAATGAAGagtaaatgaaaagtaaaaagaagaTCGGTCACGTGGTGGCAATTAAAGTTTGCCGTTTGTTGTAAACATCATTCTAAATCTCTTTAAAGCGTGACAAAATACTTTGAGCGTTCTTAAAGAAAATCAACAGCAGAGTTACATTACTCAGGAACTGACTTTCACGTGGCTCTAAATCGAGTGCAAATGTATTTattctatgttttgttacgaGTCTTATTTAAAATTAGATGTAATTTTATTTGTCCAAGGGTACAATTGATCCATCATCACTGTGTAATGTGGATAGCTAAATTAAAAATAGCTATGAGAACTCAAAGTGTTGTGCTGATTTATATGTAGCATTTTTATCCAACTTGCTGTGATTTTTTTCCTGGCAAATCCTCAGATTTGATAGTCTGAGAAaatagccgacatttcgcgatgccaccactggtttgtTCACGAAacgacgtctgagaaacgagcgtaaaaattccatactgatgacgtgtaaCTGCCctaccaatcagaagcactacccagatctgggtagtgacgcgtcatcagtatgggttttctgcgctcgtttctcagacgtcatttcgcggggaaatcAGTGGTGGCAACACgcaatgtcagctgttttctcaggctacagtTTGAGTTCCATTTTTGGGTATCATGAAAGTGGCGTCAGCCAACCAGCCGACAGACTCTTTCTTCTCCTTTCCCTCTTACTGTTCCTTCAAAGACTTCACTTTCAATTGTCGTAAGAACTGTTTATGATTTGCTGCGCACCACGACCTTGGTTTCAAGTCTCGTGCTCACACTCGTTCTTGTAGTCCAATCTGTTAGTCACTTCCAAATGATCGCCTCATTTTAAGATGACGGCCTTTGCCTGTGAAGGACTTGTAACCAGGGGTGGACCTACACTCCGGGTCTTTGAATAACtgatgggtatgtgccgctggccccTCAGTGCCCCTAGGGGTCTTGTTATTTTCAGATTACTACACGTAAATATGGTGTGATGTTGAACCTAGGGTTCCTCTGGAGTCAATAAATAAGGACTTTTGTATTGAGTGCAAATATTTTCAATAAGGGACCGTTCGTTTTttatccggggggggggggggagcttgaAAAAATATGGCTTTGAAAAGGAGGGTCAAGAGGAAAATATTGGGTGTAAAGGTGGAGAGGGGTACCCAAAAAATTCCTTCAAGTTTTGCAGTGACGGGGGCTGTGATAATGCAAACATCCCTTTTCTGCCAGAATGCCAAAAACCAGTGTTTCTGATGTTAAGAAAGTTCAAACTTTCTCGGGGAAGAAAGCGCCCGGACCCCTACTTTATTATGCACCAAAAGGCAATTCTACCCCACCAAAATGGCGGGTGGTGCGGGGGGGCATCTCAATTAAATTGGGATACAAGGAGGGTATTTATATTAGCTGTAATTAGGATACAAATTGTGAGTAGCAGCTGCAATACTTGCTCATTCACCCCCTAAGGAGTTTGAACTTTATTATTTCAAGGAACCGTCCCACTTCTGGAATTAGATAAGTTTGTTGTTCCTCATGTAAATAGGTTGTGCAAATTAAAATTCCATTTCTTGCACGTCACTGACAAACAATTTGACCCGTGCGCTGAACCGTGATAGGAGAAAATTGCGGGCGCATTGAGACGTTGCAGAACCACCCTTAGCATTTACGAAGTTGTTCGCAtcgcttgtcagtcgcgtagttgCCAAGCGACGCGAGTGACTTTGTAAACGCttaaagccatgcaagagagaaatctctgctcacagggtagtGCAGAACTGAAAGGTGACAAATAACAGTTGTGTACTGACTTAAAGCCTCTTCGACACCTTATGAACTTTACACAACGTAGTGTTCCTTTTGCATCTGCTCGGCAAAAGTTTATGAAAACGCAAGTGTgctcaatttttaaggaaaaacttCCGTAAGAAATTTAGGTAGGAATCGAATCCGGAACGTAGAGTGTGAAGACCATCACACTACGCCACTCAGGATTTGGTGCTGAGAATAGGTTGAATTTGAACCTCCGTACACCTAATTGCAGTAACGTTGtcgtaaaaaatgaaaaaaggaaaaaccaaataggaattaatgaGGCTAATCAAGCCACATTCTctgggtggattcatttgcagccgTTGCATTTCCCCGCTGgaatgtttttttattgtttttcagctttaaaacaatagaaaattaaaacagGCAAATAAGACCTCCATGTGCGGATGCTGCAAATGAATTCATAAGGCTCATTAGCCTAATTAATTccgttttgccttttttcttttttcatcacaggaaaaaaatacaggaaaaaataatggattcccatttttggatatttttgggtatttaaagaatacccacaaaaatcccaaatttagAAGAGTGACACCaatcccaatcagggaacttggttgggaattccctgttgggacttgtctcactttgccaaatgtgggatttttatgggtattctttaaataccctaaaatatccaaaaatgggaatccgttattttttcctgtgcatTTTTTCCGTGACAAAGtttttgcaattaggtgtacGTTCTAAACCGAAGCGATAATGAATACTACGCTGTGTAAgcttcataaggtgtccaattGCCCTTAGGCCGATGGAACCTATAATGCTAGCATACATTCCCCGTTTTCAGGTGGTCAGTCACGTTATAAAAAAGCCACCAAGCTTGGACGCAAGAAACTCACGTtaaggcaaagaaaaaaatgcccttAGTCCTGTACCAGCGGGGTTCTTGCGACTTTGTATCACGTGAGAGACAAATCGGCAATGGTTCGGCGTACGAGGTTGCAATGTAGCATACATGGAGTATCTGCCTGTCTgttattttcaagatggcgcatTCTGGTATTTCTGCTGGTGCAAAGGGCAGACTTGTCTCGGTGATTGGAGACGAAGTAAGGCTAGAGTGATGTATtcaattgatttaaaaaatacttaTAACAAATGGGAATGTTTTTCTCTTCCCTCAAGGATACATGCACTGGGTTTTTACTGGGAGGAATTGGAGAAATCAACGCCAAAAGGCAAAAGAATTTTTTGGTTGTAACGAAAGGTAAGCTCAGTTTCAATTCAAAGACCTTTCTAAATTAAATCAGTTAATTCTCTCTCAAAACTTTCCCAGTGATATTTACGGTACGTTTGAAACAGTTTCTCCCGGCGATTTTAAGACACGGGGCCTGAACAATCGATGAAAATCGATATTAATTTATCGATTGATATTTAAGCTTATAATCAACGAACAATCAATCACGAAAGTTTTTGTGATTATCGATTGTCATCAATTATCGATTATATAGGAAACGGATCAATTAGAAAcattgattttcattgattatttatttcatttattaccAATACAGTAGAAGCCCTTACTAAAATCGACAGAAATGTTCCACACTACCTGATAGTCGTACGTCTCATGTTGTCGAAAGTGGGAAAGTTGGAAAGTTCCCTGGCCAGGAATCACCCTGGAAGTTAAAAGCCCTCACTAACCTCACTAGCTTGGGATTGTAGTGGGTAATATTAGCCCTCCATTGTTCATGTACGGGCCTTACTTTGCTCAGTTCTTAACAACCTTGGGCCAATATTACCCAGTAATGCCAGTATGGCCTACATGTACGTGGTCAGCTtagcagggttgtcaaaagtagccggctacCGGCAAAAATTGgcgcctacttggttagtatcggcTGGCTACTCGGCTTGGCGTTTCTTTATGGATGGCGttttttgaataaaatataCCTGGACtagccgcttactttgacaacttagctgtctacttcaaaactttctgacaaccctggcTTAGTAGTGGTTAGTAAGGGGTTCTTTCAACTTATTTTGCAAACTCGACTCTTCCATCACTGAAAAAACCAACCTTAAATAGGCAATTTTTctactgtttcttttttcactttaatcTTCTTTTTGCTGTGTAGAACAAGAAATATTGGAAGTTTGACTTTCTTTGAAATACAGTAACATGTATTTAATAGTGTTAAAAAATCAATGTTAATATGAGAGGTAATTTTAAGAATTTCTTGATCTCTGGCATCACAGTTTGGTGTCATAAATCTTATTCCTGATTAAGattgatgaaataaaataacattgaTGCATTTCATCTATTTTGCAGAAACCTCTGTCAGTGAAATTGAAGAAGCTTTCTTACAGTTTACAAATAGAAGTGACATTGCCATTCTGCTAATCAATCAAAATGTAAGGGTGCACACAGGATTTGTACAGATATTTGGATACAGAATTTAAGAGTTTTTCCggacttttttttcaaacaatttattatttctttttccagacacaaggttatcaaataggtgatcaacAGAAACCTTAAAAAATGCAGGAACAAAGCTGTTTTCATGATGGGCTGCAAACGTACTTGTATGGGCAAGATTGAGTAGGATTtgatcaaaacagaaaaaatgtcTCTCATaaagcacttgttgtagctttgaaaaaaaaaaaatttttgtagACGTTATATCCATTTTctagactttttccaggtctggaaaattgctgggctaatttcaagactttttttcaagaattcaagccTCTGTACAAACTCTGTACACGATGTAACATAGCTTTTTAGTAAATGGTATAACCATACTATACATTGTTACATCTAAATGTCTATTGTCCAAGTAGTTGTGCATCACTTTCCCTTGGGAAATCACATGAAGCTGTCTGGGAAATTTGGGATGGTAGGGGAGGGAAGGTGCAGGACAGTGCATTACTGGTCACAACATAACGCTAAAaatatttcaggtgttcacagttttctgaGATTGAGAATATGATACTTTCCCAAAAACTTCTCCCACGGAAATGAAGCTTagtaaatgcccagcaaaagaaaaaaggggcaagaaaagcaaaagcagcATAAAGGAGAAACAGCAAAAGATAAAAGTCAAGAGGCCTGTGTCATTGTAAACCCAAAACCTATCTTGAaataattttgctttctgtgcatgccTGAAACTGTGAAAGGTAATATTTAGCATGGCGAACAAAAGCCAGTGTAGTGCTAGACTTGTAACCATATTTTTGGGCTGTTTTGGTCCTTTTTGGCCAGGTAATGACTACATGCAGATAATTCTTGGTTAGCCTTAAAGTTcgtttttgtttaaatttctaGGGCGGATGGGTTAAAGgcaatgtataaaaaatatttctcacCCTTAATAAAATTATGGCTTTCATAGATACCTGCCTTTGAACTGAAATTTTCATTTCTAACCCTTAACACTCTTATGAAATGcatatgtttttaaagctaaCTGTTAGTTTTTGAGAATTACATGTTTTCAAGTTGTACTGAAATGATGctgttgtttcattttgttcttCATGATGTAAAATACCAATTCTGATCAGGTTGATCACAACAtgaatttgtgttttttagATCGCTGAGGAGATTCGACATATCCTTGATAGTTATGACAAAGCTATTCCAGCCATTTTAGAGATACCATCCAAGGAACATCCTTATGATCCTTCCAAGGATTCCATTCTTAGGAGGGCAAAGgtactgtttctttttttcattttatgtaTGAAGAGCGTTATTTacagtctgctacacagccctTTTTAGTGTCGTCATGCAACACTCGTCCTCCGTACTAATCAATAGTGGCAGAAGAgtcttttgttttctcattACATGTATGTAATTCTTGATATTTGTGAGtttaaaatacaattttaaaacttgtttatgtacatgtatgtgtgaTAAACTCTTTTAATATTAGGCTGTGGGTTTTTGTTCCATCAGAAAGTAACGGTTCTGTTTTTCCCCCCCCTTTTTTAGGGTTTGTTCAGCGCAGAAGATTTCAAGTAGTACTAGACTCATTATCTTAAATTTTTTCAGATTAGGTTTGGCATGTGCAATTAATGGATGaaggaaaacaataatttaaacttatttaaacACGTTTTTGCATAGGAAGTGACTAATACAATTCAAAAGAATTCTCAAATATCAAAAATAGTTTCATTAAGTGTTTTCTTGGGCAGTTCCCGTTACATTATGAGTTATTCAGAGAAATACTGTTGagcacaggggcggatctagggggagggtgcagggggtgcgcaccccccctgagatgacctgcggttttctaatacaactggtattctgcaaaaaaaaaaaaaactatgcggtttgttggtgttgaagtagagtaagagacgagtgcaccccctcctaaaagaaatcctggatctgcccctggaGCAGCATAACAAATCATTATTGTGAATGATCATCTTGATGTACAAGAGTTGTTGGAAGCATGAATGTTGTTCAGAGTtctatagagcggttttcacttgactgtcgaaagggattggttttggttttggttttggttttactacgccctttggttggctagtgtatttactttggttttggttttacgacagtcaagtgaaaaccgctctatgagAGTTAACCCATGTACATTAAAGGGGCTACTTAACGTCATAAGGATactgctgttttaggtcaagtCTGTGTGTTAAGTCATTAAGTACTTACACTGTAGTGCCTTTACTAATACAAACACTTCTCCTGTAGAGTTGTGAAGaagatattaaacaaatttGATTAGGAAGCACTAATCATAACTTTGAAGTTTAAATCCATGTACATCCATCCATTGCAACAGATGACAGGAAATAGTTTCAATGCCCACATATAGTCTTGAAATACAAAACTGGTccgttatttttggaattcacttcaggcaaaaaaagttttagtttttttaaaaaactagcAAATAGCGTGATGTAGCCCCTctaaatatatacatgtatgccTGATTGAAAAAATGTTGTCGCTTAAAAATGTAAACCATGAATGATGAGGCTTCAGGGATTTATGCCATGGGTATACGTTAATTAGCAAATCAATTGCAGACTTCTTTCAACAAAAGTTTACACTGTCACAAGCTGTTGGTGCGGATGCAAATCACTAGAGTGCTTAAGGCATGCTGTTGTCTTTTTATGtctttaagaaagcttttattTAGGTACTATCTTATGATTTTCAAGTGTGCATTAGCGATATGGCTATGTTCTTTAACTGCAGAGGTATCTGATGTGCCCTGCACGGGTGAAGTTGTGAGCTTATGGTAAAGAAGACTGGAAATTGTTTGACCTTTTTTTTGAATACATCAAGTCgcaaaaaacttgaaatttgcAATGTTAACGAAGTTCTAGCCATCAATCCATTAGGTCCCATTGttcatggtttatacttttcaagggACGTTTTTTCTATCAGGTGTATATTTGTCACCCTGTCAGCAGaaccttcttctttctttttgagtgagaaggaaaaagaagaggCTCTGCCTTAAAGTCGCAGTGACGAACTTCTGGACCAGTCAATCTTGTTTCTCTCATCAAACTGGTGATGAATTAGCCCGCTGTACCAAGTGCATGGCTGTTGGGTTTGGGTACAAAACTGTATTCAAGCTACTTgcaactacagtggaaccccgttaatacgaccacctTAGGGCAATGGAAatttggtcgtattaacggggtaggGTCAAATTATGGtgcaaaatgcttttaaactacATTCTACTACATCACTTTCATAACAAGGAACTGAAAGAAGTCAGTGTTTTTTCTCATTACTCGGTTTCGTTTACTGTTACATTGTTCAGTTGCATTGAATTGCGGTTGTAAGGTTgttaattaactgcaaaaaggtTGATTTATATTTGTCTCGCAGAGCCGTTTTCTATATTGTAGCTTACAACACTTTCACAATTACAAAATTCAAAGTTCTGGGAGAAAAGATAAGGAAATGGACTTGAATAGAAAAGCCACAGTGGAAGGCAGCAGAAACAAGAAGGCAAAATAACTTTGAGAGCCTCGAAATGCTGCAAAGTGAAGTCTTTCAaatcttttgtattatttattcatgCCTCCTTTTTACTGCACACAGCAATTTACCGGATGTCATGCTAACCACTAACACCTTTGCCCAAaaacattcaataaaatattagtaatggGTTATTGTTTGTCAGATTCAGTCTGTTTTCATTCAGCAGCCCCACCAAGCATTTTGACTGGTCGTATAGACGGGgtaattttataaagaaaataacgactCAGGACTCCCAAAGGTGGTCATTGGTCGTAATAACGGGGTGGTTGGATTAACGGGATTTTCACATAAGAAAATGAGTGGGCTTTTGTTCGGGCCACAAAAAAGTGGTCGCAATAACAgggtggtcgtattaacggggtggtcgtaaggcggggttccactgtagtctgcgagcaagctctccgggtgggaaaaggaaggagagcttccGATGATGtctctctggaatttgaattccacctccaattccacTGTGGCTTCCTGttgactgagctgtcagatttccaccAATCAGCATGAAGCAGAAACGAgcatgaatgtaaacaaacattgaaaaaacacatgccaagggtaatgacgtcattactgtCATCTCTGCCAATCAGCATTTAGCATCAACTTTTTTGATGCAGATgctcaaattccagagacgtagttaaAAGCTCTTCTTCATTTTCCCGCACCGCTGCCAGAGTGCTCTGGAGAGTTTGCACGCTACTTGCAatgcatgctcaacaaagatcttaatTGATTCAAGTAGTCTTTCTACAGTTTGCCAAAATGAAGCAAGCTAGAGAAAAGTTCTGCTGGCATAATAAAAAAGTTTTGCTTGCAAAAAGTAAACAGAATACCTTGTTCAAAAttcctttgtttattttatgtAAGTCAAATTGGAGCATCTAACAATGTGATAAACTTGCTATAAGAACAACAttaaaattatgtaaaacaaatttgatcaaaatttgCTCTGAGAGGAAAGCATGTTGTACACAAAAGTACCATGCGGTAAAGTTGATGTGAATAAAAAGTGCCATAAAGCTGACATTTATAGGAAATAAATCAAATCTTttaaataccaaaccatttcttCAAATAAGTTAACATTGTGTTCTTTGAATGATCACAAGAATGACAAATAAGCATGTGATATATTGGGAACAACTTTGCTTGGTCAGCCTGTTTCATGCTTTTTGTAGGCTGCCAGCaggctctcctatttgggcgagcgaggCTCTGAGGTGCCGAGGAAAGGTTTCTCTCCCCTGCTGTCACATCTCTCGTTGTGCgtgtacttttcacgatatcccccaaatggcgagcttgctcgcaggctacgctTTTTGATCTATAGAGAAGAAAACATTACTGGTTGATAACTTTTGTCTAGCAGGCTTGGAACTCTCTTTAAAAAGGTAGCATCTCCTGATGCGTTAAAAAGTATGTGGCGTGGATGCATGAGAAATGCTTGCAAGTACATTGAGAAAGTTGTAAAAAAAACTATGATTGGTCAAAGAAAACCCCAAGAGAGAAAACAGGCTTAGTGAAATTTTTCCTTAGAAATCATTACAACCATGGATCCTTGCTTTATCGGTGTTGATCCTATGCTTCTGGCCCCAGcggttcaaaagctggataatgctatccattggataagtCACTATTCACAGAATAACACATTGTTGGTTATTATTGGTTTCTCTcatacttatctgctggatagtgagtTATCCTGTGGATAGCACTTGCATTTGCTGGGGCTGGGATTTTTAGGACAGTTATGGGAATAAAATACTTGTCAAGataaaaaccaacattttaaaataagatTTAATTTCTTGTCCCCTTGATTAAACTTTTTGTAAAGATAAGTTGTCAATTTTTTGTTAAGTATGTACTAAGGAGTTgcagaaaatgactgaaatatttTGTGTCCAAAACATCTTGTTTCTTAAACCTCAACACATTCATTTTGGTAAGAATACTTGTACAATTAAGtgaattattattgttttgttttgaaaaatgcCATGCATTATGTACATTGCTTGCAACTACTGGTTAAATAATCATTACTATGCTTCTACGGATGACACCAAGTGATTTGATGAAATATCTCCTAGTTTCTTGTTACTTTGAGTGTCATTTGCTTTCTTATCATTCAGGATCTCAGGTTGTTCCTGGAAAAAAAAGTTGATCATTGTAACACAGTGGAACTGAACATCACATACCATTACTGTcaatcttttcctttctttccttaCCCACTTCTCATTATCTTTCACCTTTCTAACCTATGAAACCTTTCTTACCCGTGTCAATCAACAACAATGTT
The sequence above is a segment of the Porites lutea chromosome 3, jaPorLute2.1, whole genome shotgun sequence genome. Coding sequences within it:
- the LOC140929696 gene encoding V-type proton ATPase subunit F-like produces the protein MAHSGISAGAKGRLVSVIGDEDTCTGFLLGGIGEINAKRQKNFLVVTKETSVSEIEEAFLQFTNRSDIAILLINQNIAEEIRHILDSYDKAIPAILEIPSKEHPYDPSKDSILRRAKGLFSAEDFK